Below is a window of Drosophila nasuta strain 15112-1781.00 chromosome X, ASM2355853v1, whole genome shotgun sequence DNA.
ACAGTTCCGAAACACTATCATTTGGCATAAACGAGAGAATTTGAcgtattgttttctttttgtttttcttttttgttgtgcggccgctttgttattatttcgCTTGCACGGCGTTGCCAGATCTTGCgaacacaaacaaatataaaacagcCAGACTGTTTTGAATCCCAGACTAGAGGTGAGTGCGTGTCGTGTTTTAGCCTATCGATCGTTTTCTatcattgttttttgttttaagttcGCTTAAGTAAATATTCGTAGCAgtatagttttttttcgtttaccTATTTTAGCAATGATAAAAGACAGGTCTTATTAGTGGTGAATGCTAAATATGGAACAAATGATACCGATATGtggatttaaaaaattaaatatatcgACTAAACTAATGCAAAGCCTACCTACAGAACAAGACAATTTTGAATCCGGGTCTAGAGGTGTGCGCGTGCCGCGTTTTgttagtttttcattttaacatttttattaaaactcaCCTAtgttaatatttgtaaaatgtatttatttattttgtattttttcataatttgataattttgCTTATTAAGAATAGCGGGGgtcaaataacaaataaacaacaaatatccttacataaattcaaatagaTCAATCTAAAGCCTACTCTGCATTCAAAATGAGGGTGTTTTGTGTGTAAttcatagtttatttattagacTTTATGTGTAATgtagtatataataataattgtctTTGATGATTCGATAGCACGGCTTTAAAAATAGCGACATCGATAGCAaggctcacacacacacacactcgccaCAGTTACAAATCTTttagtgcacacacacacactcatccAAGTACAAGCATTCCAATCGAATACCTTTTTGATCTCTATAATatacacgtgtgtgtgtgtattgattattgttgttgtttgtatttgctCACATCTCGCGTTGTGGTAGTCCATCATTCAGTTAATGAACGCGCTCGCGCTCCCTTAACCTACCCCACCCCGCCCCCGCACGCATCCACCAATAAGAGCAGCGACATCAACGCTTCGTAACGTGTTTACGTTTCTCTAAGCCaccctgtgtgtgtgtctatgggttgaacacacataaataccatatatgcgtgtgtgtatgtgtgtgcgcttAATTCGCGCATTGTATCTAGCTAACTGGCTGGTTGGATAGGgaaagaagcaacaacaacaagaagaaaaaacaagaGAGACAGGAAAAAAGACAGTTATGCCCTGCTGCGTCGCgccaataacaaaaacaagctACATAGCTGACGCCGtctcgttgtcgtcgtctttGCTGTCGCCGTCTGCGCcgacgtcgttgtcgttgttgtttttgtcgttgtcgtcgtcgtttggCTCTCTCGCATCTGTCGATCGCtggctgctctgctgctgctgctgtgttgtgtCTTCTGGGATCGTTTGTTAGTGTATGTCGTGGTGtcgtttattgttgttgcgctgtgttgttgttacgCGCTGTGACTGACTTGTTCAATGATTTAGTAAAAATATTCATAGCTCATTCCAAAACTTGTTCTTGtgcctgctgttgttgtgccttgtgcaaatacaaaaaatatatatataaaattaacgCGCTACAATTTCTATGTATCTatcaaatattatacataGTATTTATAATGTGTATTAGTAGTTAaagaaaaattgttgtaaacTGCAGTAGCATCTATCAATCATTCAAAGTCCAGCAAGCAGAGCGTCGGCgtgtcttcttcttgctgctcGTGTGCAATTCAAATACTGCGCCACCTCCTTCTACTCTTTCTCCacccaccaacaacaacacatcaTCAAAATATCTCCCACcaaaaacaactgcaacacaACCACCTGTATCGAAATTTatcgaaaacgaaaaggaaaCAAAACATTGACTTGTGCATATACAATTTAGTTATCATTTATCGAAAATGGAAGTGTGGCGATCGTTGACGATTGGCGCATTTCTAGTGCTGGGATTCGTGTGCTTCTATGGCGTGGTGGAATCATGCAATGAAATCGTTTGCGCCTCCATCGTTTCCAAGTGCATGTTAACGCAAAGCTGCAAATGCGAGCTTAAAAATTGCTCCTGCTGCAAAGAGTGCCTCAAGTGTCTGGGCAAAAAATACTATGAGGAGTGCTGTAGTTGTGTGGGTAAGTAGCTaaatcgatcgatcgatcgatgaTGTGATCTCAGCTAATATGATTTGTGTGTGACATTATCATTATTCATTATTGcgctgccgtcgtcgtcgttgttgttttttggttgtATGCAAATACATAGGTATGCGTGTATCTGTGTATTTGAACGAGTgcctgtgtgtatgtgaataTTTGCGATGTGTAATAATGCGATCGTGCTCAGCGTCAACGTCTATCGATAGTTGAGCCGCTGTTTGAAACTCGattacaaaaatagaaaacattaACACTTATGTCGTGCTCCCAAAATAtgaatttctcaaaatataatagtagttagaaattaaaaaaattaatattttgattgctgaaataaatattcttcaaatgaattattatgtatttgtCTGTTTTGTGAAATAGTTAAATTTAGTTagctatataaataaaattatttaaatatagtttgctatataattaaatttatttaaatttttgcagaGTTGTGTCCCAAGCCCAATGAAACACGCAATTCGCTGTCAAAGAAATCGCACGTAGAAGATTTTGAAGGCGTGCCCGAGCTCTTCAATGTGCTGGCCTCTGAAGATGACAGTGATAGTGATTATTGGGATGCGTTCACATTTCAAGTGGATTGGTCCAGGGGCAAGCCCACATTGGAGAAGGATGAAAAATATTATCTTAGTGAGTGTTGGACAAAAACGTTCATATGAAATACCCGAATAATGAATTAACTCTTATAGAATATAACGATAAGAACTTGGAAGATGGCGGCGCCGAAGAGCGTGACAATTTGCTGACAGTTAACTGCACAGTCATATATTGGGATCATTGTGTGTCGATGAATAAATGCCGTCAAAGCTGTCAAACTACAGGTGCTAGCAGCTACAGGTATGTCGAAAAAAAACACTACGATGAAAAGAATatcttatttaaattattcgtTATTGTATTTAGATGGTTCCACGATGGTTGCTGCGAATGTGTAGGCTCTACGTGTATTAACTATGGAGTCAATGAAAGTCGCTGTCGACGTTGTCCAGAATCGAAAGATTCCGACGATGATTTCGATGAGAACATCGATGAAGAGATGCAGGACTTTGGCGACAGTATGGGTCCCTTCGACGGCTCAGTGAATAGTAATTATTGATTAAACAGCGAACAAAATGCCATTTAAAGataaaaaaccaacaaaaaagaacaataacaagaacaacatttaacaaattacGTTACTCAATTCAAGTGACATTATTATTGTGTAGTACGAAGTAATTTTGTatagcattattattattattattatatttttttttgtaatcttAAAGAATAGGCGCTTTTTGattgttttcatatttgaaCAGAccaagatatatatataaatatatatttttgtagaacccaataataaagattatatacatatgacATAAACgatgaaattaaaacaagtgATTTTCCTAGGGATGGGTGTTTTGTAACGTGAGTGACTTGCATAAGGGTTAACCTTGCTGAGCCGTTGTTTGAtaacaaacatacacacatacatacatacacaagtACACAAATAACACATGACACATGAATGAATATggaaaaattgtttatttattccCATATTGATGTGTAGAAAATGTATTGATGTAAAGATgaatttttggaatttattgaaacaaattaaaagtgtGCCTATTAAAATAGACGCCGAAACAACATAACGTAAAACAGCTGATTCAGAGGCCAGCCTGCCAGTCAGCCGTTTTGCGACGGAGTGGCAACGCTCGATGCATTGCATGTAATTTCAAGCGAACAACATCAAGTTACGTATTCGCAACCGGCGGCCAACAAACagacagcgagacagagagagagcaagaaaAAGTGGCTGGAAAAATTATGTTCAAGGGTTTGCGACATGTGAGAAATGTGCTGCAACGTGGACACTACTGCAATCAGGCAACAGGCCGCTGCCATGCCACCTACGTGACGCACATGATGaaagctgaagcagcagcgtCGGCGGCATCGGCAGCCaccaaacacaacaacaacaattctgGTGGCATCGGCAGTGCTGCCTTGCGACACCAGCTGAGTGTGCCCGCTTTGCAGCCGCTGAGCTGGCGACAGGTGAGTGAAGTGAAGAAGTTGAACTCAATTGTTGTCAActgatttgcatttttgtttaggTGCAACTGCTGCGCTCGGAGTACAAGGCAATTGTGGGTGTGATCGCGCGCTCGCTGCAATTGACGACACGCGAGGTGcagcaattgcatttgcgCTGCCTGAGCTCCCGCAAATCGGACAacgaaagcagcagcagcagcagcaaaaacagcGATGACAAAAAAGGCGACAAGTCGgaaaagaaagcaacaacagctgctggcgacgacagcagcagcagcaaagaaaCAACAAGCAGCTCTGGCGAGGAACCCCCAaaggacagcagcagcagcaatagcaataacaacaagaacaacgagAATGACGAGAAATTGCGCTCAGTCCTAACCAAAGCCGTGTTGTGGCTCTTCACCATCTACATGTTTGTGGCCTTCATCTCGCTGCTTATCACACCGCGCACCGAACGTCCCGAGGGCTCCACACGCTACGTCTCCTGGAATGAGTTTGTGCATCACATGCTCGCCGTTGGCGAAGTCAAGGAACTGATCATACGCCCCGACATGGAGATGGTTACCATCATTCTGCATGAGGGCGCCGTGATCAAGGGACGTAAAGTCACCTCGAGCATTTTCCACATGGCTGTTGCCGATGCCAACAAGTTTGAGGAGAAACTGCGGCTGGTGGAGAAGCGGCTAGGTATCAAGGACGGCGTGCCAGTTACCTATGATCGGCAGACGGATACAACCGGTCGCATAttgatgctgttgcttttcTGTGCGCTGCTCATGTCGATTGCAACGCGCATGCGCAGTATGAAGAGTCCCCTCAGCATGGACTCCTTTGTAAGCAGCTTTCTCAgctctatatatatttggtatatccatTGATTTGAACTCTTTTCTGTTTATAGAACCAAATGGGACGCGCCAAGTTCACGCTGGTTGATCCCTTTGATGGTGGACGCGGAGTTTTGTTTCGCGACGTTGCCGGCCTCAGTGAGGCCAAGCAAGAGGTGAAGGAGTTCGTTGACTACCTCAAGTCACCGGAGAAGTACCAACGTCTGGGCGCCAAGGTGCCACGCGGTGCCCTGTTGCTCGGTCCGCCCGGTTGCGGTAAAACGCTACTGGCCAAAGCGGTGGCTACCGAAGCTCAAGTGCCTTTCCTTAGCATGAACGGTTCCGAGTTCATTGAGATGATCGGTGGCCTGGGTGCCGCTCGTGTGCGTGATCTCTTCAAGGAGGGCAAGAAGCGTGCGCCGTGCATTATTTACATCGATGAAATCGATGCCATTGGTCGCCAGCGTTCCGGCACCGAGAGCATGGGACAGGGAAGCTCTGGAGAATCGGAGCAAACTCTTAATCAGCTGCTTGTTGAGATGGATGGCATGGCTACCAAGGAGGGTGTTCTCATGCTCGCCAGCACCAATCGTGCCGATATTCTCGATAAGGTAAGGTACTTCTTGCCTGAACTAACCGAACTTTAAAATCTGTTTCTTTTCAACATTTGCAGGCTTTGTTGCGTCCCGGACGCTTCGATCGTCACATACTCATCGATTTGCCTACGCTGCAGGAGCGCAAAGAGATCTTCGAGAAGCATTTGTCCTCGGTCAAACTGGCCGAATCACCCAGCACATATTCCCAGCGCCTGGCACGCCTGACGCCCGGTTTCTCCGGCGCCGACATTGCCAACGTGTGCAACGAGGCGGCGTTGCATGCGGCACGTCACACACAGTCCGAGGTGAGCAGCAAGAATCTGGAGTATGCTGTGGAGCGTTTAGTGGGTGAGTGTTAAAAACTTTTACAATTCTCTGTACGTGCTCTACatttcttctttctctctttttagGTGGTACCGAGAAGCGTTCGCATGCGCTGTCGCTGGCGGAACGCAAGGTGATTGCGTATCATGAGTCGGGACATGCGCTTGTCGGCTGGATGCTGCCCAACTCGGATATCCTGCTCAAGGTGACAATTGTGCCGCGCACAAGTCTCGCATTGGGCTTCGCTCAGTATACGCCGAGCGAGCAGCATTTGTATTCCAAGGAGGAGCTCTTCGATAAGATGTGCATGGCCCTGGGCGGTCGGGCCGCCGAGAATTTGATCTTTCAGCGCATTACGACGGGCGCCCAAAACGATCTGGAGAAGGTGACCAAAATAGCGTATTCACAGATTAAGAAATTCGGCATGAATGACACTTTGGGTCCGATCTATATACGCGATGCGGATGAATCCGGAAGTTCGGGCGccggtggcagcagcaaaccGTTCTCCAGGGCCATGGAGAACATCATCGATAACGAAGCGCGCACCATAGTCTCAAAGGCGTATCAGACCACCGAGGAGATACTCATCACGCACCGCGACAAGCTAGAAAAGGTGCGTGTCTATAAATTCCTCTATATATATTAGATCAtcatttttgatatttgattttttgaaCAGCTCGCAGAGGCGCTGTTGGAGAAGGAGACACTTGATTATGATGAGGTTGTTAGCCTGATTGGTCCACCACCGTTCGATCCGGCCAAACGTCAAGTGGAAGCCGTTGAGTTTGAGCAATCACTGAAGAACCTGAGCACCGACGATGCGACCAAAGCCTAATGGCGACATCTATTATTAGCAGCATTCATTTCACACCTTTCTCGCCACTATCCCCAACTCTTCACCACGCCATCCAGGTTCATGTTCAActaaatgtaaataaagttgtttacctttttaaattgatttacaCATCTCTGAGTCACCTGTCACTAGTTTGTTCGCTGAACTCTCGAGACCTTTTTGTAACGCTACAAAaacctataaaaaaaaacttcagcTTAATGTGCTACTCTATTACCTTAGCGATTAGTCAGTAACGTCTGTACCCTACACCTCTGTCAAATTATTAAGTTTTAGGCTAGATCAAACACTTGGGAACTTAGCTAGatgctaaattaaatatagaatttataaGTTCAGCTAACTAAACAAAAGGAATTGTTTGGAGATAAGATAagtaagtatttatttaggtCTAATatgtcattattattttaacgTGTGTTTAGCTTAATATTTTATCGGGTtagatttttttattgaatagttaactaaaaaagaaagataaagGTTCGGTTAGCATTTTATTAGGTTATGTAAACATATTGTAAAGCCATCAATATTTTAGAAGAGATGTGTTAAGGTtatgcaatttattgattgttatatttgcaGCTGACTAGTGTGATTATAATTAATAGAGTGGATCTACTAGCTAATTCCTGAGTATTTGAAACTATAACAATAACTAAATCTTAATACTTGCTCTATAACATTGAAGTTCTTGGGAAAATGGCAACAAAGAAATGGGTGCCTTAAAAGCTGCAACGACTTTTAGATACCCTGTGCATAAATAAAGTTACTATACGAAGTAGGggatcatttattttttaagttagtgaatatattaattacctaaaaaaaatattaaggtTAGGTAAGCATTTTTCAGGATATATAAAGCCATTAATCTGTaagttaaagttaatattCTATAGGCTTATTAAATATGTCAGTTAATAGTTTTTGTAGCTGTCTAATAGtgactaataataataataatcttttgTTTATAGTGCATTTATGATCGATAGCCCTGTTAGAGGGGATCTCCATACTAGATAATTCCTTGGTACttaaaactataataataattgagtCTTAATACTTGGCCCATAACATTGAAGTTCTTGGGAAAATGACATCAAAGAAATGGGTACTTTGGAGGCTGACACGACTGTTAGATACCGTGTacataaataaagttataCGAAGGAGGGGGAATAATGTAAAGGATCAGTAGATATATTGTTGAGAGTCAGAAAAATTGGAGATCCATGTTTTTGCAAGTAAGTTATGACTTCATAACGGAAGCGTAGTGAACTCCCATTTAGTTGGCTCTTGTAATTGAGACGAGACGAACTCTGCGACACGATGCCCAGAGTTCAGTTGAGAGATGCAAATAAAAACGCAATGCATGCAATTATCGGATGTTAGTTGTGAAACCAGCGGCGAGCAAAATGTTACGTGAAAGTTCCAAATTTcctattttacttttattgttgGGCGTAAGCTCGACTAGAGCTCTGGAATTGCGTGAGTTCAGCTTGTAGCTACTGCAATTTTCCTCAGGATTCCAAAACTCGGTCTTCTCTTTGCAGCTTCGCAGCTGCAGCGCTGCCAACCCGAAGATCAGGACTGCCTGATCGCGCAGGTTCAATCGTATTTCCAGCACTTTAGCCAGGGAATTCCTGAACTGATGGTGCCAAGTTTGGATCCCCTGGAGTTGGGAGTAGTGCGTGCCCTAAACAATGATCCCAGCGGTGCGTTGTCTTTTAATCTCGTGCTGACAAACACTTCACTCCACTTGCTGTCGAAAGCACAGCTAACGAGCATTAAGGGTTTCACCAGGGACCTGAGTAAACCTCTGAAACTTACCTGGATCTTAAGTGCAAAGAAACTAGAGGTGCATGCCACCTATGACGTCAAGGGCAAGATCATAATGCTGCCTATCGTGAGCAAAGGCGATGTTGTTATTCGTTTAAACGATGTGCAGACCAAGAGCAGAGTTTCAGCTGTTGCCGAAAAACGTGACGATGGCAAGTACTATCTGAAGCTAACCGAGCACAAGTCCGTCTCCAAAGTTGGCAGGCAAGTTGAGCATCAGGATTTTCCAAATTGCATTCCTAAGtagtttttttgctttctttcagTGGTAACTTTAGCATGTCAAACTCAACCAACATAAATCCAGCATTAGCGGATAGCATGATGTCGGTGCTGAACAATGATTGGGAAGCGTTGTCTGCGGATATTCAGCCCAGGATCACTGAAGCCTATGATCGCTCCATTAAGCGTATAATTGAAAGCCTCTGGAATGCAGTGCCCTATGATGACTTCTTTAACATTGTCTAAGATCGAggcatttatttcaatatttttatgtatttatgataaatttttatttaaataaaataaagtacataTTTTGGTTGGTTGAGCTGGCGCCCAACGTGCGACATTATAAAGCATTTTTAACAAGCATTTTACAAATATCTTTTGCATGAAATGGTTAATACGGAAGTATATCACCAAGAAAATAGAGTATAGAACTGCTAGTTGCGTAGGagctttttcaattaaattattgaaaccAGCTACGTGGCTATTGATTACGCTATAGGAAACTTGTTTCCACAAGTTGTTCGATTATTAGTTGTTCGAATATTAATTGAGCTTTACATCAATGTTCATTATTACTTgcaagaatttaaataattatatggCTTAGCGTATTTATGCCACGCTCGTATTAAAAACAGTTAATAAATGTCTCAAATCAGCTGTTAACGATCGCAGCATtgtaacaacaaaattaagaGCGTTACATTGTAAGCGATCTTATGGAGATCATATAACAACACGTAGATCCCAGAACTATATAAACCATAGCAAGGCTCAGACAGTATTGTAGTTTGACGAACATGTTAAAGATCGCGCTTAGAGTTCTGCCCCTTATATTGGGCATTTGCGGTACGCTCGCCCAGGGATATATTCGTAAGTAgcttagttttaaatattcagTATTAAATGTCTTACCACATTTATCTACACATGAAGCCTCCGCTTTGGTTCGCTGTTCAGTGGATGATAAGAACTGCTTTAAAACTCAAGCGGAGCAATATGTGAAGTATTACAAAAATGGAATTCCGGAGCATGGTATTCCGGGCGTGGAGCCTTTAGAATTGGGAGCACTGAACTTTCGGCTTGGCAACGCAAATAGCCCGTTACAAATGGAATTGGAGGCAACTAATGTTGCTGTCGCAAACTTTGGCAACGGCCTGATCGTAGACAGCTTGCAGATTAATGCCTCTGCCACGGATCTTACCACACCCTTTAATGTGATCTGGAAAATAAGTTTCCCCGAGCTGGATATCAATGCCGATTACACGTTGAAGGGCAAATTTCTTATCTTGCCCATGAATAGCAAGGGTAAGCTGAAAGCCAAGCTGAGCAAAGTAGTGGTCACTGCTACTTGTTTTAATCAGCCCGAGAAGCGTAAAGATGGCAACACGTACTTAAAGATCGTAAAGATCGGCGCAACAGAATCCATTGGCAGGTAGGCGACGCAGTCCTTCAATACTTTATCAAAATGCATTGtccattgtttttattttacagcATCAAGATAAACTTCACGAATCTATTCAAAGATGCGGAACTGAATGAAGCAACTGTGAAGGTGTTCAACGATGAATTTTCGACATTCGAGGGTGAGATCAAACCGAAGTTAATGAACGCCATCACACGTAAAATGAAGTCCGTATTGCAAAAGCTCTTCGATGTGATGCCTTATGAGGGTTTGTTCCtcaataaaaaagtaaaataatgatataaagaatttgttgtttttggattGTTGGCACTGTTCTGGCAACGTtctttattgaattttttttattgtgtggATTTTTGGATAGTAATTTCGGCTGGAAGATTACGCATCAATTAATAGTCGGGTGATTTGTGTGGACAACTAAAAAAGAGATGAAACAAAGTTACAGAGTGAATCCAAATCAGAATAGACAAATTACTTACCTGAATAACAATCAAATCCTTTATGTACGTGGTGTGCTGCTGGGTTGAAGTTTGTCTAGGCCTTGGAGAGGGGGCTTAATTGCTGGTAACTGGTCGCAAATAATGgattcagcagcagctgcagcttcgACCGCTATCCATCGCCGTGCTGCGTTTGATCCTCCTCCGGATGTTCCACAATCTTGCTTTCTAGCGGTATAATAGCCTGTAAAAGTAATACACATTATACATTAGCTGCTTGGGCGCGAAGACTTGAGTTTTTTACCTTGATTTTGCGGTGTTTGGTCTCTTTGTCGTTGTCGGGCGGACTCTCCGAGCCGTCCGTGGTCTTGATAAACGACGAGTAGAACGAGGAGAAACTGGAGCCATCCATATCATCGCTGTTGCCATTACTGTCCGTGTATTTCTGTGTGAGGAGACACAAAGAGTTAGAGCTGGAATGAGGACTTTTATAAATTGGGACTTACCTTGGTGTTGGCGGGATTGCTAGGCTGATCAGATGTGTAGTCGCCCTCGCCCGTTACCGAGGCTATTGGT
It encodes the following:
- the LOC132795568 gene encoding protein twisted gastrulation → MEVWRSLTIGAFLVLGFVCFYGVVESCNEIVCASIVSKCMLTQSCKCELKNCSCCKECLKCLGKKYYEECCSCVELCPKPNETRNSLSKKSHVEDFEGVPELFNVLASEDDSDSDYWDAFTFQVDWSRGKPTLEKDEKYYLKYNDKNLEDGGAEERDNLLTVNCTVIYWDHCVSMNKCRQSCQTTGASSYRWFHDGCCECVGSTCINYGVNESRCRRCPESKDSDDDFDENIDEEMQDFGDSMGPFDGSVNSNY
- the LOC132795525 gene encoding paraplegin, coding for MFKGLRHVRNVLQRGHYCNQATGRCHATYVTHMMKAEAAASAASAATKHNNNNSGGIGSAALRHQLSVPALQPLSWRQVQLLRSEYKAIVGVIARSLQLTTREVQQLHLRCLSSRKSDNESSSSSSKNSDDKKGDKSEKKATTAAGDDSSSSKETTSSSGEEPPKDSSSSNSNNNKNNENDEKLRSVLTKAVLWLFTIYMFVAFISLLITPRTERPEGSTRYVSWNEFVHHMLAVGEVKELIIRPDMEMVTIILHEGAVIKGRKVTSSIFHMAVADANKFEEKLRLVEKRLGIKDGVPVTYDRQTDTTGRILMLLLFCALLMSIATRMRSMKSPLSMDSFNQMGRAKFTLVDPFDGGRGVLFRDVAGLSEAKQEVKEFVDYLKSPEKYQRLGAKVPRGALLLGPPGCGKTLLAKAVATEAQVPFLSMNGSEFIEMIGGLGAARVRDLFKEGKKRAPCIIYIDEIDAIGRQRSGTESMGQGSSGESEQTLNQLLVEMDGMATKEGVLMLASTNRADILDKALLRPGRFDRHILIDLPTLQERKEIFEKHLSSVKLAESPSTYSQRLARLTPGFSGADIANVCNEAALHAARHTQSEVSSKNLEYAVERLVGGTEKRSHALSLAERKVIAYHESGHALVGWMLPNSDILLKVTIVPRTSLALGFAQYTPSEQHLYSKEELFDKMCMALGGRAAENLIFQRITTGAQNDLEKVTKIAYSQIKKFGMNDTLGPIYIRDADESGSSGAGGSSKPFSRAMENIIDNEARTIVSKAYQTTEEILITHRDKLEKLAEALLEKETLDYDEVVSLIGPPPFDPAKRQVEAVEFEQSLKNLSTDDATKA
- the LOC132795566 gene encoding circadian clock-controlled protein daywake-like, with amino-acid sequence MLVVKPAASKMLRESSKFPILLLLLGVSSTRALELPSQLQRCQPEDQDCLIAQVQSYFQHFSQGIPELMVPSLDPLELGVVRALNNDPSGALSFNLVLTNTSLHLLSKAQLTSIKGFTRDLSKPLKLTWILSAKKLEVHATYDVKGKIIMLPIVSKGDVVIRLNDVQTKSRVSAVAEKRDDGKYYLKLTEHKSVSKVGSGNFSMSNSTNINPALADSMMSVLNNDWEALSADIQPRITEAYDRSIKRIIESLWNAVPYDDFFNIV
- the LOC132795567 gene encoding circadian clock-controlled protein daywake-like, with the protein product MLKIALRVLPLILGICGTLAQGYIPSALVRCSVDDKNCFKTQAEQYVKYYKNGIPEHGIPGVEPLELGALNFRLGNANSPLQMELEATNVAVANFGNGLIVDSLQINASATDLTTPFNVIWKISFPELDINADYTLKGKFLILPMNSKGKLKAKLSKVVVTATCFNQPEKRKDGNTYLKIVKIGATESIGSIKINFTNLFKDAELNEATVKVFNDEFSTFEGEIKPKLMNAITRKMKSVLQKLFDVMPYEGLFLNKKVK